One window of Marinomonas primoryensis genomic DNA carries:
- the gloB gene encoding hydroxyacylglutathione hydrolase, giving the protein MTIFPLPAFQDNYIWIIQDKDSSQVWVVDPGSADVVLNYCNAHEKKIAGILITHHHKDHTGGVAELKHHAKCTVYGPKHLKELVTHPVSDGDTISVFSQIFQVVATPGHTLDHLCYFSEQNPPVLFSGDTLFKGGCGRIMEGTHKQMLEAMTKISSLPDSTLIYCTHEYTLANYRFALSLEPKNNALIESNNASQAQRSDNQPTLPTTLSLEKKTNPFLRSHNEALKNQAAQQLNENPANNSIASFSQVRRAKDSFS; this is encoded by the coding sequence ATGACCATCTTTCCGCTTCCAGCATTCCAAGACAATTATATCTGGATAATCCAAGATAAAGATAGTTCACAAGTTTGGGTTGTCGACCCCGGTTCGGCCGACGTGGTTTTGAACTATTGCAACGCACACGAGAAAAAAATAGCCGGCATTTTAATTACTCACCACCACAAGGATCATACTGGTGGCGTAGCAGAACTCAAGCATCACGCGAAATGCACGGTTTATGGCCCTAAACACCTAAAGGAGCTGGTGACTCATCCTGTCAGTGATGGAGATACTATTTCTGTTTTTTCACAGATATTTCAGGTAGTAGCGACACCAGGCCATACGCTAGACCATTTATGCTATTTTTCAGAGCAGAATCCCCCCGTACTGTTTAGTGGCGACACCTTATTCAAAGGCGGCTGCGGGCGCATCATGGAAGGAACCCATAAACAAATGCTGGAGGCTATGACAAAAATCTCATCGCTACCTGATAGTACCCTAATTTATTGTACACACGAATACACATTGGCCAACTATCGTTTTGCCCTATCGTTAGAGCCTAAAAATAATGCGCTCATAGAAAGCAACAATGCAAGCCAAGCACAACGTTCCGATAACCAACCTACATTGCCCACAACATTGAGCTTAGAGAAAAAAACTAACCCTTTTTTGAGAAGCCATAATGAAGCACTTAAAAATCAAGCAGCTCAACAACTTAATGAAAATCCAGCCAACAATTCTATTGCTTCTTTTAGTCAAGTAAGGCGTGCCAAAGATAGTTTTAGTTGA
- a CDS encoding lytic transglycosylase: MTYKFFWVCLVSLTLSACQTASKIERNNASADLLEPAEEADIVEADTEKLGFIDTVPPVNATAETPDEEPIEPVIATSKPRIPDDLWDRIRAGYQMNIDLDRPRLSSQLRWFSSHPSYLDRVSKRGERYLYYIVDELEKAGIPTEIALLPIVESGFDPFGYSHGRASGPWQFIPSTGQMYGLDQTWWYDGRRDIIGSTQAAIAYLTRLHKMFDGDWLHALASYNSGEGTVRRAIRKNQKAGKPTDFWSLDLPRETRAYVPKLIALAKIIKNPEKYNYSTYFIPNKPYFDVVNIGGQLDLAQAAEMAGVSIDEVYLLNPGFNQWATSPDGPHRLLMPISKAKQFRTKLAEIPNKERVTWVRYTVEAGDNLLLVAKQHNTTVNVLQNVNKISSTMIRVGQELMIPVAGNKIESYTLSSHQRLLAKQSRAPNRNRIKINYTVNSGDSLWLISNKYDTDSKTLARWNNMGLGDPLMPGKKLVVWLEPKQSEQSTRSVMKKVVYTIRSGDSLALVANKFKVSINDIRDWNPNVGSKKYVQPGDTVTLLVNVVGG; the protein is encoded by the coding sequence ATGACATATAAATTTTTCTGGGTTTGCCTTGTTAGCCTAACCCTAAGTGCCTGCCAAACCGCCTCTAAAATCGAGAGGAACAACGCATCTGCGGATCTTCTAGAACCAGCAGAAGAGGCTGATATAGTAGAAGCTGATACCGAAAAGCTCGGTTTCATCGACACCGTTCCTCCCGTCAACGCAACAGCAGAAACGCCCGACGAGGAACCTATTGAGCCCGTCATTGCGACAAGTAAGCCAAGAATACCAGACGATCTTTGGGATAGAATCCGAGCTGGATATCAGATGAATATTGACTTAGATCGCCCTAGATTATCATCTCAATTACGTTGGTTTAGCTCTCACCCATCTTATCTAGATAGAGTATCAAAACGTGGTGAACGCTATTTGTATTATATCGTCGATGAATTAGAAAAAGCGGGCATACCAACAGAGATTGCTCTGCTTCCGATTGTAGAGAGCGGCTTTGATCCTTTTGGATACAGCCATGGTCGCGCCTCTGGACCTTGGCAGTTTATTCCATCAACGGGCCAAATGTATGGCTTGGATCAAACGTGGTGGTATGACGGCCGAAGAGACATAATAGGCTCAACCCAAGCCGCCATAGCTTACCTTACTCGCTTGCACAAAATGTTTGATGGAGACTGGCTGCATGCACTTGCTTCGTACAACTCTGGCGAAGGTACCGTACGCAGAGCCATTAGAAAGAACCAAAAAGCAGGAAAGCCAACGGACTTTTGGTCTCTAGACCTTCCTAGAGAAACTCGTGCTTACGTTCCAAAGCTTATCGCTCTAGCAAAAATCATTAAAAATCCAGAAAAATACAATTATTCTACGTATTTTATCCCAAACAAGCCTTATTTCGATGTCGTCAACATTGGCGGACAACTCGATCTAGCGCAAGCGGCTGAAATGGCAGGAGTCAGTATCGATGAAGTGTATCTATTAAACCCAGGTTTCAATCAATGGGCCACTTCCCCAGATGGTCCTCACAGACTTCTTATGCCTATCAGCAAAGCTAAGCAATTTAGAACCAAACTGGCCGAAATACCCAATAAAGAACGTGTCACATGGGTTCGCTATACGGTAGAGGCTGGTGATAATTTATTATTGGTTGCGAAACAGCACAACACTACCGTAAACGTTCTACAGAACGTCAACAAAATATCTTCAACCATGATCCGCGTCGGCCAAGAATTGATGATCCCTGTTGCTGGTAATAAAATAGAAAGCTACACATTAAGCTCTCATCAGCGCCTATTGGCCAAACAGTCACGCGCGCCAAATCGAAATCGAATTAAAATAAACTATACTGTCAATTCTGGTGATAGCTTATGGCTGATTTCAAACAAATACGACACAGACAGCAAAACACTCGCTCGCTGGAACAACATGGGGCTTGGCGACCCTCTCATGCCTGGGAAGAAACTTGTTGTTTGGCTCGAACCTAAACAGTCAGAACAAAGCACACGCAGTGTAATGAAAAAAGTAGTCTATACGATTCGCTCTGGTGACTCTTTAGCCTTAGTTGCCAACAAATTCAAAGTGTCTATCAATGATATTCGAGACTGGAATCCTAACGTGGGCAGCAAAAAATACGTTCAACCTGGAGATACGGTAACGTTATTGGTTAATGTCGTGGGTGGCTAA
- a CDS encoding pyrimidine/purine nucleoside phosphorylase, producing MSAVLTVNSYFNDQVKSIALDNKEGTSTVGVMAIGEYEFGTSQREYMTVVSGVLTVKLPASDTWDTFLKGDTFIVEANQSFNVKVEETTAYLCRYE from the coding sequence ATGAGCGCAGTATTAACAGTAAATAGCTATTTTAATGATCAAGTGAAATCCATTGCGTTGGACAATAAAGAAGGCACATCCACCGTTGGCGTGATGGCAATTGGAGAGTATGAATTTGGCACGAGCCAAAGAGAATACATGACAGTCGTATCTGGCGTTTTGACGGTTAAGTTACCGGCTTCAGATACCTGGGATACCTTTCTCAAAGGCGATACGTTTATTGTTGAAGCGAATCAGTCTTTCAACGTTAAAGTGGAAGAGACGACGGCTTATCTTTGTCGTTATGAATAA
- the gcvA gene encoding transcriptional regulator GcvA — translation MGDELINRLPPLNSLRCFESAARHGSFNKAAKELSVTPSAISHQIKGLESFLGLELFRRTKRKVILTEAGESYLKPIKSIFEQLENATSELKSQQKTGSLRLAVAPAFLTRWLMPRMQRFQDRYPDIQIEISSSTGLIDFSANDIDMAVYFGSGDWEDVETYYLRPARLAPVCNPKLIKADQPINTPEDMRFYPLLHVTKRKDEWHDWLQQHDLDPKLFRRGLMFSSGSLTAGAAAQGLGISLTDPELIMPEIESGALKVLFNQHLITNRSFYLVYEKRRSVTSAMSAFKEWIIEEMVGNKNT, via the coding sequence ATTGGAGATGAGCTTATTAATCGTTTACCCCCATTAAATTCACTGAGGTGTTTTGAATCCGCTGCCCGTCATGGCAGCTTCAATAAAGCAGCCAAGGAATTGTCTGTTACACCTTCGGCAATTAGTCATCAAATTAAAGGCTTAGAGAGTTTTCTAGGTCTTGAATTATTTCGACGGACTAAGCGCAAAGTAATATTAACGGAAGCTGGGGAATCTTACTTAAAGCCAATCAAAAGTATTTTTGAGCAGTTGGAAAATGCGACGTCTGAATTAAAAAGTCAGCAAAAAACTGGCTCACTTCGATTAGCCGTCGCCCCCGCTTTTCTTACGCGTTGGCTAATGCCAAGAATGCAGCGTTTTCAAGATCGTTATCCCGATATTCAGATTGAAATTAGTTCATCCACTGGTTTGATTGATTTTTCTGCCAATGACATAGATATGGCGGTTTATTTTGGTAGTGGTGATTGGGAAGATGTCGAGACGTATTATTTGCGACCAGCCCGATTGGCGCCTGTGTGTAATCCTAAATTAATTAAAGCCGATCAACCTATTAACACCCCAGAAGATATGCGTTTTTACCCTCTTTTGCATGTGACGAAGCGAAAAGACGAGTGGCATGATTGGTTGCAGCAGCACGACCTAGATCCGAAGCTCTTTCGTCGTGGTTTGATGTTTTCTAGTGGTTCTCTAACGGCAGGCGCAGCGGCTCAAGGGTTGGGTATTTCGTTAACCGATCCTGAATTAATTATGCCAGAGATTGAATCGGGCGCTTTGAAAGTCTTGTTTAATCAGCATTTGATTACTAATCGATCTTTTTACTTGGTTTATGAGAAGCGTCGCTCAGTCACATCTGCGATGTCGGCATTTAAAGAATGGATTATTGAAGAAATGGTGGGCAATAAAAATACCTAA